The Bubalus bubalis isolate 160015118507 breed Murrah chromosome 18, NDDB_SH_1, whole genome shotgun sequence genome contains a region encoding:
- the GFOD2 gene encoding glucose-fructose oxidoreductase domain-containing protein 2 isoform X3, with protein sequence MVTASRYYPQLMSLVGNVLRFLPAFVRMKQLIAEHYVGAVMICDARVYSGSLLSPNYGWICDELMGGGGLHTMGTYIVDLLTHLTGQRAEKVHGLLKTFVRQNAAIRGIRHVTSDDFCFFQMLMGGGVCSTVTLNFNMPGAFVHEVMVVGSAGRLVARGADLYGQKNSAPHEELLLRDSLAVGAGLPEQGAQDVPLLYLKGMVYMVQALRQSFQGQGDRRTWDHTPVSMAASFEDGLYMQSVVDAIKRSSRSGEWEAVEVLAEEPDANQNLCEALQRNNL encoded by the coding sequence ATGGTGACAGCCTCACGCTACTACCCTCAGCTGATGAGCCTTGTGGGGAACGTGTTGCGCTTCCTGCCGGCCTTTGTGCGCATGAAGCAGCTGATCGCCGAGCACTACGTGGGCGCAGTGATGATCTGTGACGCCCGCGTCTACTCGGGCAGCCTGCTCAGCCCAAACTATGGCTGGATCTGTGATGAGCTCATGGGCGGCGGGGGCCTGCACACCATGGGCACCTACATTGTGGACCTGCTGACCCACCTGACCGGCCAGAGAGCCGAGAAGGTTCACGGGCTGCTCAAGACCTTTGTGAGGCAGAATGCGGCCATCCGTGGCATCCGGCACGTCACCAGCGAtgacttctgtttcttccagatGCTCATGGGCGGGGGTGTGTGCAGCACAGTAACTCTCAACTTCAACATGCCAGGCGCCTTTGTGCACGAGGTCATGGTGGTGGGCTCTGCGGGACGCCTGGTTGCCCGGGGTGCGGACCTCTATGGGCAGAAAAACTCTGCCCCGCACGAGGAGCTGCTGCTGAGGGACTCACTGGCTGTGGGTGCGGGGCTGCCCGAGCAGGGCGCCCAGGACGTCCCACTGCTCTACCTGAAGGGCATGGTCTACATGGTGCAGGCCCTGCGCCAGTCCTTCCAGGGGCAGGGGGACCGCCGCACGTGGGACCACACCCCGGTCTCCATGGCTGCCTCGTTCGAGGACGGGCTCTACATGCAGAGTGTGGTGGATGCCATCAAACGGTCGAGCCGATCTGGGGAGTGGGAGGCGGTAGAGGTGCTGGCAGAGGAGCCCGATGCCAACCAGAACCTGTGCGAGGCGCTCCAGCGGAACAACCTGTGA